The following proteins are encoded in a genomic region of Nocardioides sp. cx-173:
- the fmt gene encoding methionyl-tRNA formyltransferase, whose amino-acid sequence MRLVFAGTPDVALPSLEALAESDHELVGVVTRPDAPSGRGRRLVASPVAQRAEELGLPVLKPDHPRDPAFQESLRALEPDCCPVVAYGALLPQSALDIPVHGWVNLHFSCLPAWRGAAPVQHAIWAGDEVTGATTFRIVKELDAGPTFGVMTERIRPRDTAGDLLARLAEGGAGLLVATLDGLADGSIVAREQEADGVTFAPKISVEDARVDWQVPGHLLDRQIRACTPAPGAWSTFEGQRLKIGPVLVVDEQLPAGRLEVRKDTVLVGTSTHAVVLGQVQPFGKKQMPAADWARGARLASGAHLGDSPGQEA is encoded by the coding sequence ATGCGGCTGGTCTTCGCCGGCACCCCGGACGTCGCGCTGCCCTCGCTCGAGGCCCTCGCGGAGTCCGACCACGAGCTGGTCGGGGTCGTCACGCGTCCCGACGCCCCCTCCGGTCGCGGGCGCCGGCTAGTCGCCAGCCCCGTGGCGCAACGGGCGGAGGAGCTCGGCCTGCCGGTCCTCAAGCCCGACCACCCGCGAGACCCGGCGTTCCAGGAGTCGCTGCGCGCGCTGGAGCCGGACTGCTGCCCGGTCGTCGCGTACGGCGCGCTGCTGCCGCAGTCGGCCCTCGACATCCCGGTGCACGGCTGGGTCAACCTGCACTTCTCGTGCCTGCCCGCGTGGCGCGGGGCGGCCCCGGTGCAGCACGCGATCTGGGCCGGCGACGAGGTCACCGGCGCCACGACGTTCCGCATCGTCAAGGAGCTGGACGCCGGGCCGACGTTCGGGGTGATGACCGAGCGGATCCGCCCGCGCGACACCGCGGGGGACCTGCTCGCCCGCCTGGCCGAGGGCGGCGCCGGGCTGCTGGTCGCGACGCTCGACGGGCTCGCCGACGGCTCGATCGTGGCCCGCGAGCAGGAGGCCGACGGCGTCACCTTCGCCCCCAAGATCTCGGTCGAGGACGCCCGCGTCGACTGGCAGGTCCCCGGCCACCTGCTCGACCGCCAGATCCGTGCCTGCACGCCGGCGCCGGGAGCCTGGTCGACCTTCGAGGGCCAGCGGCTCAAGATCGGCCCGGTCCTGGTGGTCGACGAGCAGCTGCCGGCCGGCCGGCTCGAGGTCCGCAAGGACACCGTGCTGGTGGGGACGTCGACGCACGCCGTCGTGCTCGGGCAGGTCCAGCCGTTCGGCAAGAAGCAGATGCCGGCCGCCGACTGGGCGCGCGGAGCCCGCCTGGCCTCCGGTGCCCACCTGGGTGACAGCCCGGGGCAGGAAGCATGA
- a CDS encoding riboflavin synthase, whose protein sequence is MFTGIVEELGTVTAVEDQGDAIRLTVKAETVLSDAQLGDSIAVNGCCLTVVSHDGVEWTADVMQETLDKTSLHGVRPGDRVNLERAVTAEKRLGGHIVQGHVDGVGRVVRRIPSEHWEIVEIEMPAELGRYLVDKGSITVDGVSLTVVEARDTTFTVSLIPETLARTTLGSRRPGDRVNLEVDIIAKHVEKLLGAYQQHPSKEQS, encoded by the coding sequence ATGTTCACCGGAATCGTCGAGGAGCTCGGCACCGTCACCGCCGTCGAGGACCAGGGCGACGCCATCCGCCTCACGGTCAAGGCCGAGACCGTCCTGAGCGACGCGCAGCTCGGCGACTCGATCGCCGTCAACGGCTGCTGCCTCACCGTGGTCTCCCACGACGGCGTGGAGTGGACCGCCGACGTCATGCAGGAGACGCTCGACAAGACCAGCCTGCACGGTGTCCGGCCCGGCGACCGGGTCAACCTCGAGCGCGCGGTCACCGCGGAGAAGCGCCTCGGCGGCCACATCGTCCAGGGCCACGTCGACGGCGTCGGTCGCGTCGTACGCCGTATCCCCAGCGAGCACTGGGAGATCGTCGAGATCGAGATGCCCGCCGAGCTCGGCAGGTACCTCGTCGACAAGGGGTCCATCACCGTCGACGGGGTCAGCCTCACCGTCGTGGAGGCCCGCGACACCACGTTCACCGTCAGCCTCATCCCCGAGACCCTCGCCCGCACCACGCTCGGCTCCCGCCGACCCGGCGACCGGGTCAACCTCGAGGTCGACATCATCGCCAAGCACGTCGAGAAGCTGCTCGGCGCCTACCAGCAGCACCCCAGCAAGGAGCAGTCATGA
- the ribH gene encoding 6,7-dimethyl-8-ribityllumazine synthase has protein sequence MSGHGAPTHEPVDCHDLRVAVVAASWHTQVMDGLIAGAERALTAHQVEAPVVVRVPGTFELPVVAGALAAHGYDAVVALGVVIRGGTPHFDYVCNAATDGLGRVALDHQTAVGFGVLTCDTEEQALDRAGLEGSAEDKGYEATAAALVTAQTLRRVRRGYES, from the coding sequence ATGAGCGGCCACGGAGCCCCCACCCACGAGCCCGTCGACTGCCACGACCTGCGGGTCGCGGTCGTCGCCGCGAGCTGGCACACCCAGGTCATGGACGGGCTGATCGCGGGCGCCGAGCGCGCCCTGACGGCCCACCAGGTGGAGGCGCCGGTCGTCGTCCGGGTGCCTGGCACCTTCGAGCTGCCGGTGGTCGCCGGGGCGCTCGCCGCGCACGGGTACGACGCGGTGGTGGCGCTCGGCGTCGTCATCCGCGGCGGGACCCCCCACTTCGACTACGTCTGCAACGCCGCGACCGACGGCCTGGGCCGGGTGGCGCTCGACCACCAGACCGCCGTCGGCTTCGGCGTCCTCACCTGCGACACCGAGGAGCAGGCCCTCGATCGTGCCGGCCTCGAGGGGTCGGCCGAGGACAAGGGCTACGAGGCCACCGCCGCCGCGCTGGTGACCGCGCAGACGCTCAGGCGCGTCCGCCGCGGCTACGAGAGCTGA
- the def gene encoding peptide deformylase, producing MPIQPIRLFGDPVLRKPALEVVDFDKELRRLVEDLTETMLAAPGAGLAAPQIGVGLRVFTWNVDGEVGHLVNPTLDLSSELQDGPEGCLSLPELTYDCKRALSVVARGFDVHGEPVVIEGSDLLARALQHETDHLDGVLFIDRLDREARKAAMREIRESEWFGLEQPVVKVSPHATRGLGL from the coding sequence ATGCCCATCCAGCCCATCCGGCTCTTCGGTGACCCCGTGCTGCGCAAGCCAGCGCTCGAGGTCGTCGACTTCGACAAGGAGCTGCGCAGGCTGGTGGAGGACCTCACCGAGACCATGCTCGCCGCGCCCGGCGCCGGGCTCGCCGCACCTCAGATCGGGGTGGGGCTGCGGGTCTTCACCTGGAACGTCGACGGCGAGGTGGGCCACCTGGTCAACCCCACGCTCGACCTGTCCAGCGAGCTGCAGGACGGTCCCGAGGGCTGCCTGTCGCTCCCGGAGCTGACCTACGACTGCAAGCGCGCGCTGTCGGTGGTGGCGCGCGGGTTCGACGTGCACGGCGAGCCGGTCGTCATCGAGGGCTCGGACCTCCTGGCGCGCGCCCTGCAGCACGAGACCGACCACCTCGACGGGGTCCTGTTCATCGACCGGCTGGACCGGGAGGCGCGCAAGGCCGCGATGCGTGAGATCCGGGAGTCGGAGTGGTTCGGGCTCGAGCAGCCCGTCGTCAAGGTCAGCCCGCACGCGACTCGCGGGCTCGGCCTCTGA
- the ligD gene encoding non-homologous end-joining DNA ligase — protein MASSPPALEIEVDDRVVRVSNPDRVYFPESGATKADLVDYYLAVGPGIVNALFERPCMLHRFPKGLAGEKVHQKRLPQGAPPWVETVRLHFPRWNRTADELCVTELGSVIWAVQMSTVEFHPWNSRREDPESPDEWRIDLDPGPLSDFAQVQRVAHVAHEVLDELGAVGYPKTSGGSGMHVYVRIRPDHGHKAVRRAALAFAREVERRAPDDVTTTWWRKDRDPHQLFVDYNQNARDHTIAAAYSVRGLPDARVSAPIRWDEVDDCDPRDFTIFTVPARFAELGDLHDGIDGDVFDIAPLLEWADRDEREGAETPEEPE, from the coding sequence ATGGCCAGCTCGCCGCCCGCGCTCGAGATCGAGGTCGACGACCGGGTCGTGCGCGTCAGCAACCCCGACCGCGTGTACTTCCCCGAGTCCGGCGCCACCAAGGCCGACCTCGTCGACTACTACCTCGCGGTGGGGCCGGGCATCGTCAACGCGCTCTTCGAGCGGCCGTGCATGCTGCACCGCTTCCCGAAGGGCCTCGCGGGGGAGAAGGTGCACCAGAAGCGGCTCCCGCAGGGGGCGCCGCCGTGGGTGGAGACCGTGCGGCTGCACTTCCCGCGGTGGAACCGCACCGCCGACGAGCTGTGCGTCACCGAGCTCGGCAGCGTGATCTGGGCGGTCCAGATGTCGACGGTGGAGTTCCACCCCTGGAACAGCCGCCGTGAGGACCCGGAGAGTCCCGACGAGTGGCGCATCGACCTCGACCCGGGTCCGCTGTCGGACTTCGCGCAGGTCCAGCGCGTCGCGCACGTCGCGCACGAGGTCCTCGACGAGCTGGGGGCGGTCGGCTACCCCAAGACCAGCGGCGGCTCGGGCATGCACGTCTACGTGCGCATCCGCCCCGACCACGGCCACAAGGCCGTACGCCGGGCCGCCCTGGCGTTCGCCCGGGAGGTCGAGCGACGCGCGCCGGACGACGTGACCACCACCTGGTGGCGCAAGGACCGCGATCCCCATCAGCTCTTCGTCGACTACAACCAGAACGCTCGCGACCACACCATCGCGGCGGCGTACTCGGTGCGCGGTCTGCCCGACGCCCGGGTCTCCGCGCCGATCCGCTGGGACGAGGTCGACGACTGCGACCCGCGCGACTTCACGATCTTCACCGTCCCCGCCCGCTTCGCCGAGCTCGGCGACCTCCATGACGGCATCGACGGGGACGTGTTCGACATCGCGCCGCTGCTGGAGTGGGCCGACCGCGACGAGCGGGAGGGTGCCGAGACTCCGGAGGAGCCGGAGTGA
- a CDS encoding bifunctional 3,4-dihydroxy-2-butanone-4-phosphate synthase/GTP cyclohydrolase II, which produces MTEQQHALVRLDSIERAIADIAAGKAVIVVDDETRENEGDIIFAASKATPELMAFTIRYSSGVICVPMPAQMLDRLEIPLMTPHNKDKLRTAYTISVDARDGVSTGISAADRAHTVRVLADSATEPWEITRPGHVFPLRYREGGVLVRRGHTEAAVDLATLAGLTPAGVLVEVVNDDGTMKRAPELREFADEHDLAMISIDDLVRYRRRHETLVERVAETRLPTRHGDFTAYGYRITVDGSEHIALVHGDVSGPEPVLTRVHSECLTGDVFGSNRCDCGPQLDEALERIVKEGRGVVVYLRGHEGRGIGLVAKLQAYQLQDGGRDTVDANLDLGLPADARHYGTATQVLRDLGIERVRLMTNNPDKVDNLEDFGIEVAERVPLTPHPNDHNLAYLLTKRDRMGHHLPDLEQGAMR; this is translated from the coding sequence ATGACCGAGCAACAGCACGCGTTGGTCCGCCTCGACAGCATCGAGCGCGCGATCGCCGACATCGCCGCGGGCAAGGCGGTGATCGTCGTCGACGACGAGACCCGTGAGAACGAGGGCGACATCATCTTCGCGGCCAGCAAGGCGACGCCCGAGCTGATGGCGTTCACCATCCGCTACTCCAGCGGCGTCATCTGCGTGCCGATGCCGGCGCAGATGCTCGACCGGCTCGAGATCCCGCTGATGACCCCGCACAACAAGGACAAGCTCCGCACGGCGTACACGATCTCCGTCGACGCCCGCGACGGCGTCAGCACCGGGATCTCCGCCGCCGACCGGGCCCACACCGTGCGCGTCCTGGCCGACTCGGCGACCGAGCCGTGGGAGATCACCCGACCGGGACACGTGTTCCCGCTGCGCTACCGCGAGGGCGGGGTGCTGGTGCGCCGCGGCCACACCGAGGCGGCGGTGGACCTGGCGACCCTGGCCGGCCTCACGCCTGCCGGGGTGCTGGTCGAGGTCGTCAACGACGACGGCACCATGAAGCGGGCCCCCGAGCTGCGCGAGTTCGCCGACGAGCACGACCTGGCGATGATCTCGATCGACGACCTGGTGCGCTACCGGCGTCGCCACGAGACCCTCGTCGAGCGGGTCGCGGAGACCCGGCTGCCCACGCGCCACGGCGACTTCACGGCCTACGGCTACCGGATCACCGTCGACGGCAGCGAGCACATCGCCCTGGTGCACGGCGACGTGAGCGGCCCGGAGCCCGTCCTGACCCGCGTGCACTCCGAGTGCCTGACCGGCGACGTGTTCGGCAGCAACCGCTGCGACTGCGGCCCGCAGCTGGACGAGGCGCTGGAGCGGATCGTGAAGGAGGGCCGCGGCGTGGTGGTCTACCTGCGCGGCCACGAGGGCCGGGGGATCGGCCTGGTGGCCAAGCTGCAGGCCTACCAGCTCCAGGACGGCGGGCGCGACACCGTCGACGCCAACCTCGACCTCGGTCTGCCCGCCGACGCGCGCCACTACGGCACCGCGACGCAGGTGCTGCGTGACCTCGGGATCGAGCGGGTGCGGCTGATGACGAACAACCCCGACAAGGTCGACAACCTCGAGGACTTCGGGATCGAGGTCGCCGAGCGCGTGCCGCTGACCCCGCACCCCAACGACCACAACCTCGCCTACCTGCTGACCAAGCGCGACCGGATGGGCCACCATCTTCCCGACCTCGAGCAAGGAGCGATGCGATGA
- the ribD gene encoding bifunctional diaminohydroxyphosphoribosylaminopyrimidine deaminase/5-amino-6-(5-phosphoribosylamino)uracil reductase RibD: MSVTAAERTAMLRALELAATPGVPLGPNPRVGCVLLADDGRMVAEGFHRGAGTPHAEADALARAGAAARGSTAVVTLEPCNHTGRTGPCAQALVAAGVRRVVFAQPDPNPVAAGGADTLLAAGVEVESGLLEEESRALNRVWTFATERGRPFVTWKFATTLDGRSAAPDGTSRWVSGLAARRDSHRLRALCDVMLVGTNTVAVDDPRLTVRDEHDRPLPTQPLRVVMGERDVEHDRRIFDETQPGGSLHLRTRDPRTALAELRARERQHVFLEGGPTLAAAFLRAGLVDEIVAYVAPMLLGAGRSAVGDLGITTIADALRPVVTDVTVLPGLDGEQPDVRLTMTPQERET; this comes from the coding sequence ATGAGCGTGACCGCAGCCGAGCGGACCGCGATGCTGCGCGCCCTCGAGCTGGCCGCGACGCCCGGTGTCCCGCTCGGCCCGAACCCGCGGGTCGGCTGCGTGCTGCTCGCCGACGACGGCCGCATGGTCGCCGAGGGCTTCCACCGCGGTGCCGGTACGCCGCACGCGGAGGCCGACGCCCTCGCCCGCGCCGGTGCCGCCGCCCGCGGCAGCACCGCCGTGGTGACGCTCGAGCCATGCAACCACACCGGCCGCACCGGACCCTGCGCCCAGGCGCTCGTCGCCGCCGGCGTACGGCGGGTGGTGTTCGCGCAGCCCGACCCCAACCCGGTCGCCGCCGGGGGAGCGGACACGCTGCTGGCCGCGGGCGTCGAGGTGGAGAGCGGGCTCCTGGAGGAGGAGAGCCGCGCCCTCAACCGGGTGTGGACCTTCGCCACGGAGCGCGGGCGCCCGTTCGTGACCTGGAAGTTCGCGACCACGCTGGACGGTCGCAGCGCGGCTCCCGACGGCACCTCTCGCTGGGTGTCCGGGCTCGCTGCCCGCCGCGACAGCCATCGCCTGCGCGCCCTGTGCGACGTGATGCTGGTCGGCACCAACACCGTGGCCGTGGACGACCCGCGGCTCACGGTCCGCGACGAGCACGACCGGCCGCTGCCGACCCAGCCGCTGCGCGTCGTGATGGGCGAGCGCGACGTGGAGCACGACCGCCGGATCTTCGACGAGACGCAGCCGGGCGGGAGCCTGCACCTGCGCACCCGCGACCCGCGGACCGCGCTCGCCGAGCTCCGGGCACGCGAGCGCCAGCACGTGTTCCTCGAGGGGGGCCCCACGCTGGCGGCGGCGTTCCTGCGGGCCGGACTGGTCGACGAGATCGTCGCCTACGTGGCGCCGATGCTGCTCGGGGCCGGCCGCAGCGCCGTGGGCGACCTCGGGATCACCACGATCGCCGACGCGTTGCGGCCCGTGGTCACCGACGTGACGGTCCTGCCGGGCCTCGACGGCGAGCAGCCCGACGTCCGTCTCACCATGACCCCCCAGGAGAGGGAGACCTGA
- a CDS encoding RsmB/NOP family class I SAM-dependent RNA methyltransferase translates to MADAASEARRPPSRAPRAEIDNARLAAYEVLKAVRVDGAYANLVLPAVIRHYRLEQRDAAFATELASGTLRRRGTYDAIIASCADRPLRKIEAKVLDALRLGAHQLLSMRVPDHAAISTSVSLVRTKGSSGAGNFANAVLRRVAEHDLDTWIGKVAPAKPPSRYAEVAFSHPAWIVDELRKAVGEAELHAALAADNVPPRVTLVARPGRATVAELPGTPTAYSPYGVVLEGGDPGAVPAVAEGRAGVQDEGSQLVAALLAGAPLDGPDRRWLDLCAGPGGKSALLAALAAERGAGLVAVERQHHRSRLVARNLEGAAGVVGVVTADGTASPVRAGSVDRVLVDAPCTGLGALRRRPEARWRRRADDLFTLVLLQRQLVASAIDAARSGGLVLYATCSPVRAETDDVVTSVLRQRDDVVLEDARALLPQVPDCDGPLPGTVQLWPHRHGTDAMFMALFRKV, encoded by the coding sequence ATGGCTGACGCCGCGTCCGAGGCGCGGCGGCCGCCCTCGCGGGCCCCGCGGGCCGAGATCGACAACGCCCGGCTGGCGGCGTACGAGGTGCTGAAGGCGGTGCGCGTCGACGGCGCCTACGCCAACCTGGTGCTGCCGGCGGTGATCCGCCACTACCGGCTCGAGCAGCGCGATGCGGCCTTCGCGACCGAGCTGGCCTCTGGGACGCTGCGGCGCCGAGGCACCTACGACGCGATCATCGCCTCGTGCGCGGACCGGCCGCTGCGCAAGATCGAGGCCAAGGTGCTCGACGCCCTGCGCCTGGGCGCCCACCAGCTGCTGTCCATGCGCGTGCCCGACCACGCCGCGATCAGCACCTCGGTCAGCCTCGTGCGCACCAAGGGCAGCTCGGGGGCGGGCAACTTCGCCAACGCCGTCCTGCGCCGCGTCGCGGAGCACGACCTGGACACCTGGATCGGCAAGGTGGCTCCCGCCAAGCCGCCCAGCCGCTACGCCGAGGTCGCGTTCAGCCACCCCGCCTGGATCGTCGACGAGCTGCGCAAGGCGGTGGGGGAGGCCGAGCTGCACGCGGCGCTCGCCGCGGACAACGTGCCCCCGCGCGTGACCCTCGTGGCGCGCCCCGGCCGGGCCACCGTCGCCGAGCTGCCGGGCACCCCTACGGCGTACTCGCCGTACGGCGTGGTGCTCGAGGGCGGTGACCCCGGCGCGGTGCCGGCCGTGGCCGAGGGCCGGGCGGGCGTGCAGGACGAGGGCTCCCAGCTGGTCGCGGCGCTGCTGGCCGGGGCGCCCCTGGACGGGCCGGACCGCCGCTGGCTGGACCTGTGCGCGGGACCGGGCGGCAAGTCCGCGCTGCTCGCCGCGCTCGCGGCCGAGCGCGGCGCCGGGCTGGTCGCGGTGGAGCGCCAGCACCACCGCTCGCGGCTGGTGGCGCGCAACCTGGAGGGTGCGGCCGGGGTCGTGGGCGTCGTCACGGCCGACGGCACCGCCTCGCCCGTGCGTGCCGGCAGCGTCGACCGGGTCCTGGTCGACGCGCCCTGCACCGGCCTGGGCGCTCTGCGCCGCCGGCCGGAGGCGCGCTGGCGGCGCCGCGCCGACGACCTGTTCACGCTGGTGCTGCTGCAGCGGCAGCTGGTGGCGTCGGCCATCGACGCCGCGCGTAGCGGGGGACTGGTGCTCTATGCCACCTGCTCGCCCGTGCGTGCCGAGACCGACGACGTGGTCACCTCGGTCCTGCGCCAGCGCGACGACGTGGTCCTCGAGGACGCCCGGGCGCTGCTGCCCCAGGTGCCCGACTGCGACGGGCCGCTGCCCGGCACCGTGCAGCTGTGGCCGCACCGGCATGGCACCGACGCGATGTTCATGGCGCTGTTCCGTAAGGTCTGA
- a CDS encoding MmcQ/YjbR family DNA-binding protein has protein sequence MSRPARPEDVDDICRGLPEVELGISWGDRPTYKVPTGAKGKGFVLFRAPHRSAVDPETGEMFDDLLVIMTADAAEKEALVADTSLPFFTTDHFRSFNAVLVQQSRLGEMSRDELAEVLTDAWAAKAPKALVRKHLGDG, from the coding sequence ATGAGCCGCCCGGCGCGCCCCGAGGACGTCGACGACATCTGCCGCGGCCTGCCCGAGGTCGAGCTCGGGATCTCCTGGGGCGACCGCCCGACGTACAAAGTGCCGACCGGCGCCAAGGGCAAGGGCTTCGTGCTGTTCCGGGCGCCCCACCGCAGCGCGGTCGATCCGGAGACCGGAGAGATGTTCGACGACCTGCTGGTGATCATGACCGCCGACGCCGCTGAGAAGGAGGCGCTGGTCGCCGACACCTCGCTGCCGTTCTTCACGACCGACCACTTCCGCAGCTTCAACGCGGTGCTCGTGCAGCAGTCCCGGCTCGGTGAGATGAGCCGCGACGAGCTGGCCGAGGTCCTCACCGACGCCTGGGCCGCCAAGGCTCCCAAGGCGCTCGTCCGGAAGCACCTCGGCGATGGCTGA
- the ggt gene encoding gamma-glutamyltransferase — MNRTPQRPLAALVALGLAGGLTAAVGTSAAGAEEDHRDRRTSVQPPTPNPPKTATSVGYGGAVSSVDPYASRVGIQVLRRGGNATDAAVAMASALGVSEPYSAGIGGGGYFVHYDAKTRKVQTIDGRETAPRRMPRDAFIDPATGEPYPFTPDLVTSGVSVGTPGTPLTWQRALRRWGTWSLPDALAPSIRLAREGFRVDRTFRQQTEDNRERFEAFPATRRLFLPKGRLPKVGSTFRNPDLARTLTRLARLGVRDGFYRGPLARQIAKTVQRPPTSKSTTLPVPRGYLTARDLRDYRVREQRPTKIRYRGYEVYGMAPSSSGGSTVGEALNILERFDLRGMDDGEALHHYLEASALAFADRGEYVGDPTKVRVPLRRLLDDRFARERACAIGDTAIAKPTAPGDVRDYDGACGPARAGQPETDTENISTTNLTVTDRWGDVVEYTLTIEQTGGSGMVVPGRGFLLNNELTDFSTVYAADDPNRIQPGKRPRSSMSPTIVLKNGRPYLALGSPGGSTIITTVLQMLVNHLDRGMSLPEAIAAPRASQRNTATVTAEPDFIAAYGAVLEDLHGHDLVPSGDGLTSASEIGAATAIRFGPRGRLVVVAEPDRRGGGAAYVVRKARR, encoded by the coding sequence ATGAACCGTACGCCGCAGCGCCCGCTGGCCGCCCTGGTCGCGCTCGGATTGGCCGGCGGCCTCACCGCCGCCGTCGGCACGTCCGCCGCCGGCGCCGAGGAGGACCACCGCGACCGGCGCACGAGCGTCCAGCCGCCGACGCCGAACCCGCCCAAGACGGCCACCAGCGTCGGCTACGGCGGCGCGGTGTCGAGCGTCGACCCGTACGCCAGCCGGGTCGGGATCCAGGTCCTGCGCCGAGGCGGCAACGCCACGGACGCGGCGGTGGCCATGGCCTCGGCGCTCGGGGTGAGCGAGCCCTACAGCGCGGGCATCGGGGGTGGTGGCTACTTCGTCCACTACGACGCGAAGACCCGCAAGGTGCAGACCATCGACGGGCGCGAGACCGCACCGCGCCGGATGCCGCGCGACGCGTTCATCGACCCCGCCACCGGCGAGCCGTACCCGTTCACGCCCGACCTGGTGACCAGCGGCGTCTCGGTGGGCACGCCGGGCACCCCGCTGACCTGGCAGCGGGCCCTGCGGCGCTGGGGCACCTGGTCGCTCCCCGACGCGCTGGCCCCGTCGATCCGGCTGGCCCGAGAGGGTTTCCGGGTGGACCGCACGTTCCGCCAGCAGACGGAGGACAACCGCGAGCGGTTCGAGGCGTTCCCCGCCACGCGACGATTGTTCCTGCCGAAGGGCCGCCTGCCGAAGGTCGGCTCGACGTTCCGCAACCCCGACCTGGCCCGCACGCTGACCCGCCTGGCGCGGCTCGGCGTACGCGACGGCTTCTACCGCGGCCCGCTCGCCCGCCAGATCGCCAAGACCGTCCAGCGCCCGCCCACGAGCAAGAGCACCACGCTGCCGGTGCCGCGGGGCTACCTCACCGCCCGCGACCTGCGCGACTACCGGGTCCGCGAGCAGCGCCCGACCAAGATCCGCTACCGCGGCTACGAGGTCTACGGCATGGCGCCGTCCTCGAGCGGCGGCTCGACCGTCGGCGAGGCGCTGAACATCCTGGAGCGCTTCGACCTGCGCGGGATGGACGACGGCGAGGCGCTGCACCACTACCTCGAGGCCAGCGCCCTCGCGTTCGCGGACCGGGGCGAGTACGTCGGCGACCCGACGAAGGTGCGGGTGCCGCTGCGCCGGCTGCTCGACGACCGGTTCGCTCGCGAGCGCGCCTGCGCGATCGGTGACACCGCGATCGCCAAGCCGACCGCGCCCGGGGACGTGCGCGACTACGACGGGGCGTGTGGACCGGCCCGCGCCGGACAGCCCGAGACCGACACCGAGAACATCTCGACGACGAACCTCACCGTCACTGACCGGTGGGGCGACGTCGTGGAGTACACGCTGACCATCGAGCAGACGGGCGGCTCGGGCATGGTGGTCCCCGGCCGCGGCTTCCTGCTCAACAACGAGCTGACCGACTTCTCCACCGTCTACGCCGCCGACGACCCGAACCGCATCCAGCCCGGCAAGCGGCCCCGCTCCTCGATGTCGCCGACGATCGTGCTGAAGAACGGCCGACCCTACCTCGCCCTCGGCTCTCCGGGCGGCTCCACGATCATCACCACCGTGCTGCAGATGCTGGTCAACCACCTGGACCGGGGCATGTCGCTGCCAGAGGCCATCGCCGCCCCGCGTGCCTCGCAGCGCAACACCGCGACGGTCACCGCGGAGCCGGACTTCATCGCGGCCTACGGCGCCGTCCTCGAGGACCTCCACGGCCACGACCTGGTGCCGTCGGGCGACGGGCTGACCAGCGCCTCCGAGATCGGCGCCGCGACGGCGATCCGCTTCGGCCCCCGCGGCCGGCTCGTGGTGGTCGCCGAGCCGGACCGCCGCGGCGGCGGAGCGGCGTACGTCGTCCGGAAGGCGCGCCGCTGA
- the rpe gene encoding ribulose-phosphate 3-epimerase has translation MGIQITPSILNADFARLGEEVARIPGADWVHVDVMDNHFVPNLTFGPTMVEAVARVSDVPVDAHLMIEDADRHAVTYVEAGAGSVTFHVEAATAPVRLAREIRAAGARASMALRPATPIAPYEDLLPELDMLLIMTVEPGFGGQKFLDLCLPKIRAARAMLDRHGIETWLQVDGGVSLETIERCAEAGADTFVAGSAVYSADDPDRMVAALRAAAEAAAPSSTRHQLAPSPADPSESF, from the coding sequence GTGGGCATCCAGATCACTCCCAGCATCCTCAACGCGGACTTCGCCCGGCTGGGCGAGGAGGTCGCGCGCATCCCCGGGGCGGACTGGGTGCACGTCGACGTGATGGACAACCACTTCGTGCCGAACCTGACCTTCGGCCCGACGATGGTCGAGGCCGTCGCGCGCGTGAGCGACGTACCCGTCGATGCGCACCTGATGATCGAGGACGCCGACCGCCACGCGGTCACCTACGTCGAGGCCGGCGCCGGCTCGGTCACCTTCCACGTCGAGGCCGCGACGGCCCCGGTGCGCCTGGCCCGGGAGATCCGCGCCGCGGGCGCACGCGCCAGCATGGCCCTGCGGCCGGCGACGCCGATCGCGCCCTACGAGGACCTGCTGCCCGAGCTCGACATGCTGCTGATCATGACGGTGGAGCCGGGCTTCGGGGGCCAGAAGTTCCTCGACCTGTGCCTGCCCAAGATCCGCGCCGCCCGCGCGATGCTCGACCGCCACGGCATCGAGACCTGGCTGCAGGTCGACGGGGGAGTCTCCCTGGAGACCATCGAGCGCTGCGCCGAGGCCGGCGCCGACACCTTCGTCGCCGGCTCGGCCGTCTACTCCGCCGACGACCCCGACCGCATGGTCGCCGCGCTGCGTGCCGCCGCCGAGGCCGCCGCTCCGTCATCGACCCGTCACCAACTCGCGCCTTCTCCCGCTGACCCGTCAGAAAGTTTCTGA